The Chloroflexota bacterium DNA segment TGATGGGCATTCCGGCGACGGGCAAGCATGTGGCCGTCAAAGGAATTTCCGTTGACCGAATCGGCGACGGCAAGGTTGTCGAGCACTTGGCCCAGATCGATATGGTGAGCCTGATGCAGCAACTCGGGGCGATACCCGCGCCGCAAACCGCGTAGTCTTTTCAAGACAGTCTGAAGGCGAGTCGGCCACTCGCCCTCATCCCCTCTTCAATCGGCATTAGAATACTAACCGGCAGGGCCGGTAGGAGAATGAACCATGTTCAAGATTTCAGAGAGTTTCATCATCGAACGTCCTCCCATAGAAGTTTTCCCGATCGCCGCCGATCCCGACAATCAATTGAAATGGGATTCCGAGAATCTAAAAAAGGTCGAGAAGTTAACCGCCGGGCCGCTCGGCAGGGGCGCGCGCTATCGCGGATCGTTCAAAGGCATGGGCGTGGTCGAATACGACTACTCCGAATATGAGCCAGGCCGGCGTTTTGCGCACCATTCGGTGGTCGGCATGGGCGACATGCTCCATCTGCTCGAATTTGAAGCCGTGCCAGAAGGCACTCGACTCACGCAATCCATGATAGTCCAAACTAAGGGGTTGTGGACGCTGATGACGCCGTTCATGAAGACCATGATGAGAAATCGGATGCGCCTGGTGGCTTCTGAGATCAAGGCCTATCTCGTGAAATGACATGACTCGCTCCGCTCACCCGCCGTTTGCACCCGGCCAGCCTCTGCCTGTGTCGCCGACGTTTCCCCTCCAGTGGCGGCGCCCGGCTCAGGCCCGCCAGCTCTGGATTCAGGATCGGATGCACTATCCTGATCCGCTGCCGCCGTTATATGCCTCAGCGGGCGAAGGTTTGATCGCCCCGCCCTTCAACAAAGCGGCGGCGCGCTATGTTTTGCCCTTGCGCCTTTCGGCGTTGTGCGTCAACACCTATCTCTATCTCTCCTTCACACCAGAAGGCGCGCCGCCCGATTTTGTTCTCAAGGCAATGAATGGGTTGAGCCAGATCGCGCCGGGCGTGGTCAACAAGCTCATGAGCAAAGCGGCGGCGGACATGGCTAAAAAATACATGGCCGAACTGGAGCCGGTCCTGGCGCGACTCGGTGAGCACTGGACGGGGGAGTGGTGGCCGGAGTTGAAAAGTCATCTGGCCTATTGGGAGAACTTCGATCTGCGGGGAGCAACGACGCAAGGTCTCATCGCACATCTGGACGAGTCACTCAAGCGGTTGGCACGGACATGGGAGATACACTGGCTCATCGTTTTGCCGTCATTTCTGGCTATCAGCCTGTTTGAGGAGTTGTATCGCGACCTCTTTGGCCGTGAAGACACTCTTGGGGCGTATCGCCTCTTGCAGGGATTCGACAACAAGTTCTTGGAAGCCGATCGCGCGTTGTGGCAGTTGAGCCGTCAGGCACTCACCATGCCGAGGGCACGCGGCGTCCTGGCGTCGCGCGCCGCCGCCGATGCGATCCCTGCGCTCGTCGGTTCGCCCGAAGGCGACATCCTTCTCTCGGAACTGCGCCGCTACCTCAATGAATACGGCCAGCGCGGCAGCCGAGGCGACGGCCTGTGCGATGTGAGTTGGATCGAAGACCCGACGCCCGTTGTCAAGAGTCTCAAAGATTACATGACTCAGCCCGACCGTGACTTGGAGGCCGAGTTGAAAGCGCAGGCGGCCGAACGGGAGCAATGGGTCGCCCAGGCGCGGGAGCGGCTCAAGGGGTATCCGCCGCCCACTGTGGATCGGTTCGAGACGTTGCTGAAGGCGGCGCAGACCGCCGCTTTCCTGCACGAGGAACACAACTACTGGATCGATCAACGTTCGCAATATCAGTTGCGCCGCATCATCCTGGAGATTGGCCGCCGCTTTGCCAACGTTGGCGCCATCGCCAAACCAGACGATGCCTTCTATCTCACGTTAGACGAATTACGCGAGACGGTTGGCGCATTGCTCAATCACGATAGACGCGCATTGGTGCAGGAACGCCAGGCCGAGATAGAACGCTTCGGCACCGTCACCCCCCCGCCCTTCATTGGCGCGATGCCGCTGATGAAGCCGCCCGACGAGCCTTTTGGGCGCAGTTTGGGCAAAGTCTTTGGCGGCCCGCCCCTGCCAACGAATCATCGCGCCGCCGAGCCAGGCTTATTGCGAGGGAATGCGGCTTCACCCGGCGTCGCGCGTGGCCGCGCCCGAATTATCCGGTCGCTCGCCGAGGCTGATCAACTAAAGCCAGGTGAAGTACTGGTAGCTGAATCCACCCTGCCCCCGTGGACGCCATTATTTGCCACCACTTGCGCCGTCGTCACCGAGGTCGGGGGCGTCCTGAGTCACGCCGCCGTCGTCGCACGGGAATATCGCATTCCGGCTGTGGTTGGCACAGATTATGCGACGAGTACGTTCCACGATGGACAACTACTCGAAGTGGATGGAGATGCCGGCACTGTGCGCGTGGTTGTTGAGGAAGTTGATATTGAGGAAACTGAGCATGAACTTGCTCTGGTTGGGTGATCCCAAATCCTTTGATGTAGCCCTGGTAGGTGGCAAGGCGGCTAATCTCAGCCGCCTTGCCCGAATGTATCACCGCGTGCCGGATGGCTTCTCCCTGCCGGTGACGGTGATGGATGAGGCACATCCGCTTGACCTGCGGGATGAAATCACCGCCGCCATCTCCG contains these protein-coding regions:
- a CDS encoding SRPBCC family protein yields the protein MFKISESFIIERPPIEVFPIAADPDNQLKWDSENLKKVEKLTAGPLGRGARYRGSFKGMGVVEYDYSEYEPGRRFAHHSVVGMGDMLHLLEFEAVPEGTRLTQSMIVQTKGLWTLMTPFMKTMMRNRMRLVASEIKAYLVK